The following are encoded together in the Planococcus antarcticus DSM 14505 genome:
- the glyA gene encoding serine hydroxymethyltransferase → MELIKAQDPAVYEAMNAEKERQEANIELIASENFVSQAVMDAQGSVLTNKYAEGYPGKRYYGGCEFVDVVENIARDRLKEIFGAEHANVQPHSGSQANMAVYTAILEKGDTVLGMNLNHGGHLTHGSKVNFSGMQYNFVEYGVTEEEQLIDYEAVRQAALEHKPKMIVAGASAYSRQLDFAKFREIADEVGAYLMVDMAHIAGLVATGAHSNPVPHAHFVTSTTHKTLRGPRGGLILCNAEFAKKIDKTIFPGIQGGPLMHVIAAKAIAFGEVLEPEFKTYIEQVVKNAHALSEGLIAEGVNIVSGGTDNHLLLLDLRSLNLTGKVAEHVLDEVGITTNKNTIPFDPESPFVTSGIRLGTAAVTSRGFKEAEMKEIASIMAMLLKNPEDETVKKDAAERTANLTTAHPLYK, encoded by the coding sequence ATGGAATTGATTAAGGCGCAAGACCCAGCAGTATATGAAGCGATGAATGCAGAGAAAGAAAGACAAGAAGCGAATATCGAATTGATCGCATCTGAAAACTTTGTCTCACAAGCAGTTATGGACGCACAAGGATCAGTATTGACGAACAAATACGCGGAAGGCTACCCTGGCAAACGTTATTATGGCGGTTGCGAGTTTGTTGACGTTGTTGAAAATATTGCACGCGACCGTCTGAAAGAAATTTTTGGTGCGGAGCATGCAAATGTTCAACCGCATTCTGGATCACAGGCCAATATGGCTGTTTACACAGCGATTCTGGAAAAAGGCGATACCGTTCTTGGGATGAACTTGAACCATGGTGGGCACTTGACGCATGGCAGTAAAGTAAACTTTAGCGGTATGCAGTATAATTTCGTTGAGTACGGAGTCACAGAAGAAGAGCAATTGATCGATTACGAAGCAGTACGTCAGGCAGCCTTAGAACACAAGCCGAAAATGATCGTTGCTGGGGCAAGTGCATATTCACGTCAATTGGATTTCGCAAAATTCCGTGAAATTGCGGATGAAGTGGGAGCCTATCTGATGGTCGATATGGCCCATATTGCAGGTCTTGTTGCAACTGGAGCCCATTCCAATCCTGTCCCTCATGCCCATTTTGTTACATCGACCACGCATAAGACACTTCGTGGACCACGCGGCGGATTGATTCTATGCAACGCGGAATTTGCGAAAAAAATCGATAAAACCATATTCCCAGGAATTCAAGGCGGGCCGCTTATGCACGTGATTGCAGCGAAAGCTATTGCATTCGGCGAAGTGCTAGAGCCGGAATTTAAAACCTATATTGAACAAGTCGTTAAAAATGCCCATGCACTTTCTGAAGGCTTGATCGCTGAAGGTGTCAATATCGTTTCAGGCGGTACAGATAACCATTTACTGCTACTGGATCTTCGTTCGTTAAACTTAACAGGGAAAGTCGCAGAGCACGTACTCGATGAAGTCGGTATTACGACAAACAAAAATACCATTCCTTTCGATCCGGAAAGCCCATTTGTGACTTCCGGCATCCGTTTGGGAACTGCTGCTGTCACATCCCGCGGATTTAAAGAAGCGGAAATGAAGGAAATTGCTTCCATCATGGCGATGCTTCTAAAAAATCCAGAAGATGAAACCGTGAAAAAAGACGCTGCAGAACGGACAGCCAACTTGACTACAGCGCATCCATTATATAAATAA
- the glpX gene encoding class II fructose-bisphosphatase, with product MERSLSMELVRITEAAAIASSKWMGRGMKIEADDAATTAMRKVFDTIPMRGVVVIGEGEMDEAPMLYIGEELGTGNGPEVDVAVDPLEGTNIVAAGGWNALAVLAIADRGNLLNAPDMYMDKIAVGPESVGKIDINAPVIDNLRAVAKAKNKDIEDVVATVMDRPRHQDIIDQIRAAGARIKLISDGDVAGAINTAFDQTGVDILFGVGGAPEGVIAAVGLKCLGGEIQGKLLPQNEEEAQRCIDMGIDVSKVLMMDDLVKGDDAIFAATGVTDGELLKGVQLKGGFAESHTLVMRAKSGTIRFIEGRHSLQKKPNLVMND from the coding sequence ATGGAACGAAGTCTATCGATGGAATTAGTGCGTATCACTGAAGCGGCAGCAATTGCCTCCTCAAAATGGATGGGCCGCGGCATGAAGATCGAAGCAGATGATGCAGCGACCACCGCAATGAGAAAGGTATTTGATACCATCCCGATGCGTGGTGTAGTCGTCATCGGTGAAGGTGAGATGGATGAAGCGCCCATGCTGTATATCGGTGAAGAATTGGGAACAGGCAACGGTCCGGAAGTGGATGTTGCAGTAGATCCTTTGGAAGGAACAAATATCGTAGCCGCTGGTGGATGGAATGCTTTGGCAGTTCTTGCAATCGCTGACCGCGGCAACCTTCTGAATGCGCCTGATATGTATATGGACAAAATTGCGGTTGGGCCAGAATCAGTAGGCAAAATCGATATCAATGCGCCAGTTATCGACAACCTTCGTGCCGTGGCAAAAGCCAAGAATAAGGATATCGAAGACGTCGTTGCCACAGTTATGGATCGTCCGCGTCATCAAGATATCATCGATCAAATCCGTGCTGCGGGAGCCCGTATTAAACTGATTTCAGACGGTGATGTTGCAGGAGCGATTAATACGGCATTCGACCAAACCGGTGTAGACATTTTGTTCGGAGTGGGTGGAGCACCTGAAGGCGTGATCGCTGCAGTCGGCTTAAAATGCCTAGGTGGCGAAATCCAAGGGAAATTGCTTCCGCAGAACGAAGAAGAAGCGCAGCGTTGCATCGATATGGGCATTGACGTGAGTAAAGTCCTGATGATGGATGACCTTGTCAAAGGCGATGATGCCATTTTTGCGGCCACAGGCGTTACAGACGGAGAACTATTAAAAGGCGTCCAGCTAAAAGGTGGTTTCGCAGAAAGCCATACATTGGTCATGCGCGCGAAATCTGGAACCATTCGCTTTATTGAAGGGCGTCACAGTCTGCAGAAAAAGCCGAATCTTGTAATGAACGATTAA
- a CDS encoding L-threonylcarbamoyladenylate synthase, with protein MKTEVISVDKNVDEEKYYAQAVEILRAGEVVAFPTETVYGLGADATNPEAVSKIFEAKGRPADNPLIVHVDSKKAALTHVQEVSAKALQCMDAFWPGALTLIMQEKPGTFAGNVTANLETVGIRVPNHPVALNLLRKLQLPLAAPSANTSGKPSPTLAEHVYHDMDGRIPLILDGGATEIGIESTVLDTTCEPPVILRPGKISKEQIEEVIGTVRSSSQNKTSVPKSPGMKYTHYAPAAPLYLIENEAGLIEKAIEYVQKKGKRVAVISETEYPTADFNFPLSMETLYASLRKCDSTDADLILASVENGMQSNDALMNRLEKAADHKWFS; from the coding sequence GTGAAAACAGAAGTTATTTCTGTGGATAAAAATGTGGATGAAGAAAAATATTATGCACAGGCTGTGGAAATTCTGCGGGCTGGTGAAGTTGTCGCTTTTCCGACTGAAACGGTGTATGGACTGGGAGCGGACGCTACCAATCCGGAAGCAGTCAGCAAAATCTTTGAAGCAAAAGGGCGGCCGGCAGATAACCCATTGATTGTTCATGTGGATTCGAAAAAGGCGGCTTTGACCCATGTGCAGGAGGTTTCAGCAAAAGCACTGCAGTGCATGGATGCTTTTTGGCCAGGTGCCTTAACGTTGATCATGCAGGAAAAACCGGGAACCTTTGCCGGTAATGTTACGGCAAACCTGGAGACAGTGGGTATCCGGGTCCCAAATCATCCGGTTGCGCTGAATTTATTGCGAAAGCTGCAATTGCCTTTGGCTGCGCCAAGTGCCAATACCAGTGGCAAGCCGAGCCCGACTTTAGCCGAGCATGTCTATCACGATATGGACGGCAGAATCCCGTTAATTTTGGACGGGGGAGCTACAGAAATTGGCATTGAATCGACAGTGCTCGATACGACCTGCGAGCCGCCAGTTATTCTGCGTCCAGGAAAGATTTCGAAAGAACAGATTGAGGAAGTAATCGGAACGGTCCGATCATCTTCTCAAAACAAAACTAGCGTGCCCAAGTCGCCGGGAATGAAATATACGCATTATGCGCCTGCTGCTCCACTGTATTTGATTGAAAACGAAGCGGGCTTGATCGAAAAAGCGATTGAGTACGTTCAGAAAAAAGGAAAGCGCGTAGCTGTCATTAGTGAAACCGAATACCCGACAGCCGACTTTAATTTTCCGCTTTCAATGGAAACCCTTTATGCCAGTTTGCGGAAATGCGATTCAACAGATGCCGACCTGATTCTGGCTTCAGTTGAGAACGGCATGCAGTCTAACGATGCGTTGATGAACAGACTCGAAAAAGCGGCGGACCATAAGTGGTTCAGCTGA
- the prmC gene encoding peptide chain release factor N(5)-glutamine methyltransferase, whose product MTKLKYVYEALKRASSYLDENGREEGAARILLQHELGLTYSGLIASMHDEISEQQFGEFWAKVEQHAKGIPVQHLTGSEEFYGRKFLVNPDVLIPRPETEELIEETLKLIDRYMTKKELAIADIGTGSGIIAITIKCELPEARVTATDISQLALQTAAENARRLNSKIDIRLGDLSKPLKGEKWDVILSNPPYIAHAEAPGLSDSVRDFEPHSALFADKEGLALYEKMALELPELLNKPGIIGFEIGYQQGQEVQKMLQDAFPDALVYSKKDINKNDRMVFAIIT is encoded by the coding sequence ATGACCAAGCTTAAGTATGTTTATGAGGCCCTTAAGAGGGCTTCTTCTTATTTAGATGAGAACGGCCGGGAAGAAGGAGCTGCACGCATCCTTCTTCAACATGAACTGGGTTTAACTTATTCGGGGTTAATTGCTTCGATGCACGATGAAATTAGTGAACAGCAATTTGGGGAGTTTTGGGCAAAAGTCGAGCAGCATGCTAAAGGAATTCCCGTTCAACATTTGACCGGCAGTGAAGAATTTTATGGAAGAAAATTTCTTGTGAATCCGGATGTATTGATTCCAAGGCCGGAAACAGAAGAGTTAATAGAAGAAACGCTTAAGCTGATCGATCGCTATATGACAAAAAAAGAGCTAGCTATTGCCGATATAGGAACGGGCAGCGGTATTATCGCTATCACGATAAAATGCGAATTGCCAGAAGCGCGGGTCACTGCAACTGACATTTCTCAGCTAGCACTCCAAACAGCAGCTGAAAACGCGAGACGTTTGAATTCAAAAATTGACATTCGTCTAGGAGATTTAAGCAAACCGTTAAAAGGCGAGAAATGGGATGTGATATTGTCCAATCCTCCTTACATTGCTCATGCCGAAGCTCCAGGATTGTCGGACAGTGTCCGTGATTTTGAACCGCATAGTGCATTGTTTGCGGATAAAGAAGGCTTGGCTCTTTATGAAAAAATGGCTTTGGAACTCCCAGAGTTGCTCAATAAACCAGGCATTATCGGATTTGAAATAGGTTATCAACAAGGGCAGGAAGTCCAAAAGATGCTCCAAGACGCTTTTCCAGATGCTTTAGTCTATAGTAAAAAAGATATCAACAAAAACGATCGCATGGTTTTTGCGATTATCACGTAA
- the prfA gene encoding peptide chain release factor 1, with protein sequence MFDRLQSVEDRYDRLNELLSDPDIISDTNKLREYSKEQSDLQETVESYREYKDLTTQLAEAKAMFDDKMDGDMREMVKEEVNELEQQITVVEERLHKLLIPKDPNDDKNVIMEIRGAAGGDEAALFAGDLYRMYTRFAEANGWRVQVMDSNPTGLGGFKEIVFMITGKGAYSKMKYENGAHRVQRVPETESGGRIHTSTATVACLPEVEEVEVDIHDNDIRTDTYASSGAGGQSVNTTMSAVRLTHLPTNTVVTCQDEKSQIKNKASAMKVLRARVYEKFQQEAQAEYDAVRKSAVGTGDRSERIRTYNFPQNRVTDHRIGLTIQKLDQILQGKMDEIIDALIVEEQSARMESLNNDQA encoded by the coding sequence ATGTTTGATCGATTACAATCAGTAGAAGACAGGTATGACCGTTTAAATGAATTGCTAAGTGATCCTGATATTATCAGCGATACCAATAAGCTGCGCGAGTATTCCAAAGAACAATCCGACCTGCAGGAAACGGTCGAATCTTACCGCGAATATAAAGATTTGACGACTCAGCTGGCAGAAGCGAAGGCCATGTTCGACGACAAGATGGATGGCGACATGCGCGAAATGGTCAAAGAAGAAGTCAACGAATTGGAACAGCAGATTACAGTTGTCGAAGAGCGTCTTCACAAGCTATTGATTCCAAAAGATCCAAATGATGACAAAAACGTAATTATGGAAATCCGTGGAGCTGCTGGCGGAGATGAAGCGGCTTTGTTTGCCGGGGATCTCTACCGCATGTATACGCGTTTTGCCGAAGCTAATGGTTGGAGAGTGCAAGTGATGGATTCGAATCCGACTGGCCTTGGTGGATTTAAGGAAATTGTCTTTATGATTACAGGGAAAGGCGCTTATTCGAAAATGAAATATGAAAATGGCGCCCATCGTGTACAGCGGGTTCCTGAAACGGAATCTGGCGGCCGAATCCATACCTCGACTGCGACAGTTGCTTGTTTACCGGAAGTTGAAGAAGTCGAAGTCGATATCCACGACAACGATATCCGAACAGATACTTATGCATCTTCTGGAGCTGGTGGACAATCCGTCAACACGACCATGTCAGCTGTTCGTTTGACACATCTTCCGACAAATACGGTAGTAACGTGTCAGGATGAAAAATCACAGATTAAAAATAAAGCCAGTGCAATGAAAGTATTGCGTGCACGCGTCTACGAGAAGTTCCAACAGGAAGCCCAAGCAGAATATGACGCTGTTCGAAAATCTGCAGTTGGGACTGGCGACCGTTCTGAACGAATCCGGACATATAACTTTCCTCAAAACCGAGTTACGGATCACCGGATCGGCTTAACGATCCAGAAACTGGACCAGATTTTGCAAGGGAAAATGGATGAAATCATCGATGCCTTGATTGTGGAAGAGCAATCTGCTCGCATGGAAAGTTTGAACAATGACCAAGCTTAA
- a CDS encoding UDP-N-acetylglucosamine 1-carboxyvinyltransferase, with amino-acid sequence MDVYKIKGGNRLSGTIKVNGAKNSAVALIPASILANSPVSIEGLPEISDVWTLKSILEEIGGEVSFEDGTMNIDPSKMIDIPLPNGNVKKLRASYYMMGAMLGRFKHAAIGLPGGCFLGPRPIDQHIKGFEALGAKVTNEHGAIYLRADELRGAKIYLDVVSVGATINIMLAAVLAKGQTTIENAAKEPEIIDVATLLTNMGARIKGAGTNIIRIDGVEELHGTNHTIIPDRIEAGTFMIMAAAAGDGITIDNVIPFHMEALTAKLREMGVDVQEDEESIHIPKSNNLHAIDVKTLVYPGFATDLQQPFSVLMTQAQGSSMITDTIYSARFKHIDELRRMNASGRVEGRAAIITGPTPLTSATVVASDLRAGAALVIAGLLAEGETEIREIYHIERGYSSIIEKLQGLGADIRRETIDPVTSMKSDLSQDAN; translated from the coding sequence ATGGATGTTTATAAAATAAAGGGCGGTAATCGCCTTTCCGGAACAATTAAGGTCAATGGCGCTAAAAACAGCGCAGTCGCTTTGATTCCTGCATCGATTTTGGCGAATTCGCCCGTATCGATCGAGGGATTGCCGGAAATTTCCGACGTATGGACACTGAAAAGCATTCTGGAAGAAATCGGCGGGGAAGTATCGTTTGAAGATGGGACAATGAACATTGACCCGTCAAAAATGATAGATATACCTTTGCCAAATGGTAATGTGAAAAAATTGCGTGCTTCTTACTATATGATGGGCGCAATGCTGGGCCGCTTTAAGCATGCCGCAATCGGTTTGCCGGGGGGCTGTTTCTTAGGGCCACGCCCGATTGACCAGCACATCAAGGGCTTTGAAGCGCTTGGTGCAAAAGTGACGAACGAACACGGTGCGATTTACTTGCGTGCCGATGAACTTCGAGGCGCTAAAATTTATCTGGATGTCGTCAGTGTTGGCGCAACAATCAATATCATGCTCGCCGCTGTTCTTGCGAAAGGGCAGACCACCATTGAAAATGCTGCAAAAGAGCCGGAAATTATTGATGTAGCGACTTTATTGACAAATATGGGCGCGAGAATCAAAGGAGCCGGAACAAACATTATTCGGATTGATGGCGTGGAGGAATTGCACGGCACTAACCATACAATCATACCTGACCGGATTGAAGCCGGAACCTTCATGATTATGGCTGCCGCAGCAGGAGATGGTATAACTATCGATAACGTAATTCCATTCCATATGGAAGCGTTAACTGCTAAATTGCGTGAAATGGGCGTCGATGTGCAAGAAGATGAAGAATCCATTCACATTCCTAAATCTAATAATTTGCATGCGATAGATGTGAAAACCTTAGTTTATCCGGGATTTGCGACAGATCTTCAACAGCCGTTTTCTGTGCTGATGACGCAGGCTCAAGGATCTTCTATGATTACTGATACCATTTACTCAGCTCGTTTTAAGCATATTGACGAACTTCGTCGGATGAATGCGAGCGGTCGGGTGGAAGGAAGAGCGGCAATTATTACAGGTCCGACTCCGTTGACTTCGGCAACCGTTGTAGCATCCGACTTACGTGCGGGAGCAGCATTGGTCATTGCTGGACTTTTGGCAGAAGGTGAAACTGAAATCCGTGAAATCTACCATATCGAACGAGGCTATTCGTCCATCATCGAAAAACTTCAGGGCCTTGGGGCTGATATTCGGAGAGAAACGATTGATCCGGTTACAAGCATGAAGTCCGACCTTAGCCAGGACGCAAACTGA
- the rpiB gene encoding ribose 5-phosphate isomerase B produces the protein MRVAISSDHGGNNLRKEIVNLMNEIGIEYQDFGPHTDDSVDYPDYAKPVADRVASGEFDRGILICGTGIGMSISANKVKGIRCALVHDVFSAKATREHNDSNILAMGERVIGPGLAREIAQTWLTEEFEGGRHEKRIQKITDLEK, from the coding sequence ATGAGAGTGGCAATTTCATCAGATCACGGCGGCAATAACTTGCGCAAAGAAATCGTTAACCTAATGAACGAGATTGGTATTGAATATCAGGATTTTGGTCCGCATACAGACGATTCAGTAGATTATCCGGATTATGCAAAACCAGTTGCTGATCGGGTAGCGAGTGGCGAGTTTGATCGTGGTATTCTGATTTGCGGAACAGGCATCGGCATGTCCATCTCAGCAAATAAAGTCAAAGGCATCCGTTGTGCACTTGTGCATGACGTGTTCAGCGCAAAAGCAACGAGAGAACATAACGATTCTAATATCTTGGCAATGGGGGAGCGCGTCATCGGCCCGGGGCTTGCGCGTGAAATTGCTCAAACATGGCTGACAGAAGAATTTGAAGGCGGCAGACACGAAAAACGCATTCAAAAAATTACGGACCTCGAAAAATAA
- a CDS encoding thymidine kinase, producing the protein MYVMKQTGWVELICGSMFSGKSEELIRRVRRSQFAKQKIAVFKPKIDDRYSKEEVVSHNGATVIALPISCSTEMWEYITDEFDVIAIDEAQFFDEDIIENVQKLANHGFRVIVAGLDQDFRGRPFGPMPALLAIAEQVTKLQAVCTVCGSPASRTQRLIDGKPAGSDDPTILVGASEAYEPRCRHHHEVPTGVTVSRS; encoded by the coding sequence ATGTACGTCATGAAACAAACAGGATGGGTTGAATTGATCTGTGGCAGTATGTTTTCCGGGAAGTCAGAAGAACTGATCCGTCGTGTTCGCCGTTCCCAATTTGCTAAACAAAAAATTGCCGTATTTAAACCGAAAATTGATGATCGTTACAGCAAAGAAGAAGTCGTTTCGCATAACGGCGCAACTGTGATTGCCCTGCCGATTTCCTGTTCAACTGAAATGTGGGAGTATATTACTGATGAATTTGATGTCATTGCGATAGACGAAGCCCAATTTTTCGATGAAGACATCATCGAAAACGTACAAAAACTTGCCAACCACGGTTTCCGTGTCATCGTTGCTGGACTCGACCAGGATTTCAGAGGCCGTCCATTCGGTCCGATGCCCGCATTGCTGGCAATTGCCGAGCAAGTGACCAAGCTTCAAGCAGTTTGCACCGTTTGCGGTTCTCCGGCAAGTCGGACGCAACGTTTAATCGATGGAAAACCGGCAGGCTCGGACGACCCAACAATCCTGGTTGGCGCATCAGAAGCCTACGAGCCACGCTGCCGCCATCACCACGAAGTGCCGACAGGTGTAACAGTTAGTAGAAGTTGA
- a CDS encoding low molecular weight protein arginine phosphatase, which translates to MKILFVCTGNTCRSPMAEAILSARNLPEIEARSAGIFAETAPLSKNAQTVLVQQQISFAHASKPLDTQDMQWAELILTMTYSHKMTLLQAFPEAATKLFTLKEFTDGSAEDISDPYGGPLELYEQTFQELKLLVDKLIEKMT; encoded by the coding sequence ATGAAGATTCTTTTTGTTTGTACAGGCAATACATGCCGGAGCCCGATGGCTGAAGCTATCTTATCAGCCAGAAATCTACCTGAAATCGAAGCGCGTTCTGCTGGTATATTTGCAGAAACAGCGCCTCTTTCCAAAAACGCGCAAACCGTATTGGTTCAACAGCAAATTTCTTTCGCACATGCGTCAAAGCCGCTCGATACCCAAGATATGCAGTGGGCAGAATTGATTTTGACTATGACCTATTCGCATAAAATGACGCTTTTGCAAGCTTTCCCTGAAGCAGCAACCAAACTATTTACGCTGAAGGAATTTACAGACGGATCGGCAGAGGATATCAGTGATCCCTATGGCGGCCCACTGGAACTTTATGAACAGACATTTCAAGAACTCAAGCTTTTAGTTGACAAATTAATCGAAAAAATGACATAA
- a CDS encoding TIGR01440 family protein produces the protein MQTLWQLQLEEVLSELEQQIEFRKGQVFVVGCSTSEVAGKRIGTGGGLDIAEGLFEPLEKFAARHHLFLAFQGCEHINRALTIERRAAEKYGWEPVSVIPVAKAGGSMSAYAFSNMADPVVVEEIQAHAGIDIGQTMIGMHLKRVAVPLRTSVKLVGEAIVASATTRPKLIGGERASYNRELVQSREGYTDGID, from the coding sequence ATGCAAACATTATGGCAATTGCAACTTGAAGAGGTTTTAAGCGAATTAGAGCAACAGATCGAATTCAGGAAAGGCCAAGTGTTTGTAGTCGGCTGTTCGACATCAGAAGTAGCAGGGAAACGCATTGGAACAGGCGGCGGACTTGATATTGCAGAAGGCCTGTTTGAACCTTTAGAGAAATTCGCGGCACGCCATCACCTGTTTCTGGCTTTTCAAGGCTGTGAGCATATTAACCGTGCATTGACTATAGAGCGGCGGGCAGCCGAGAAATATGGCTGGGAACCGGTTTCTGTAATTCCAGTCGCAAAAGCTGGCGGTTCGATGAGTGCGTATGCATTCAGCAATATGGCTGATCCGGTTGTGGTGGAAGAAATTCAGGCTCATGCAGGGATTGATATTGGACAAACGATGATAGGCATGCATTTGAAAAGAGTTGCCGTTCCGTTGCGAACTTCTGTTAAACTAGTAGGTGAAGCGATTGTAGCGTCTGCCACTACACGGCCGAAGTTGATTGGCGGTGAACGTGCGAGCTACAATCGCGAGCTTGTTCAATCACGGGAGGGATATACAGATGGAATTGATTAA
- the rpmE gene encoding 50S ribosomal protein L31 produces the protein MKTGIHPDYKQATVTCSCGNSFTTGSVKENISVELCSECHPFYTGRQKFASADGRVDRFNKKYGLKEEINE, from the coding sequence ATGAAAACAGGTATTCATCCAGATTACAAACAAGCTACAGTAACTTGTTCATGTGGAAACTCTTTCACGACAGGTTCTGTAAAAGAAAACATCAGTGTTGAGCTTTGCTCTGAATGTCATCCATTCTACACTGGACGTCAGAAATTCGCATCAGCAGATGGCCGCGTAGACCGTTTCAACAAAAAATACGGCTTAAAAGAAGAAATCAACGAGTAA
- the rho gene encoding transcription termination factor Rho produces MATITISALENMTLKELYDLAKEYKLTNYSKLTKKELIFAILKTRAEQEGFFFMEGVLEIIQSEGFGFLRPINYSPSSQDIYISASQIRRFDLRNGDKVSGKVRPPKENERYFGLLQVEAVNGEDPEVAKERVHFPGLTPLYPDRHIRLETTPAHLSTRIMDLVAPVGFGQRGLIVAPPKAGKTMLLKEIANSITTNHPEAELIVLLIDERPEEVTDIERSVDADVVSSTFDEVPENHVKVAELVLERAMRLVEHKRDVVILMDSITRLARAYNLVIPPSGRTLSGGIDPAAFHRPKRFFGAARNIEEGGSLTILATALVETGSRMDEVIYEEFKGTGNMELHLDRSLAERRIFPALDIRRSGTRKEELLIEPKQLEKLWSIRKTFSDSHDFGERFLKKLSQTDTNEEFFEQLATEMKTHRSNKKMI; encoded by the coding sequence ATGGCAACGATAACGATCTCCGCATTGGAGAATATGACGTTAAAAGAGCTTTATGACTTAGCAAAAGAATATAAATTGACCAATTACAGTAAGCTGACAAAAAAAGAACTAATTTTTGCGATTTTGAAAACGCGTGCAGAACAAGAAGGCTTCTTCTTTATGGAAGGCGTATTGGAAATTATCCAATCTGAAGGCTTTGGTTTCTTACGACCAATTAATTATTCACCAAGTTCACAAGACATTTACATTTCTGCTTCCCAAATTCGCCGTTTTGATTTAAGAAATGGTGATAAAGTTTCGGGTAAAGTGCGTCCACCGAAAGAAAACGAACGCTATTTCGGTTTGCTTCAAGTTGAAGCGGTAAACGGTGAAGATCCCGAAGTAGCCAAAGAGCGGGTCCATTTCCCAGGGCTTACGCCGCTTTATCCGGACCGCCATATCCGTTTGGAAACGACACCAGCACATTTGTCCACGCGCATCATGGACTTAGTCGCACCGGTTGGTTTCGGTCAGCGTGGCTTGATAGTCGCGCCGCCAAAAGCTGGCAAAACTATGTTACTGAAAGAAATCGCCAATTCGATCACGACCAATCATCCGGAAGCAGAATTGATTGTGTTGCTGATTGATGAACGTCCAGAAGAAGTAACGGATATCGAGCGTTCTGTAGATGCAGATGTTGTATCTTCAACTTTTGATGAAGTGCCTGAAAATCATGTTAAAGTTGCCGAACTTGTTCTTGAACGCGCAATGCGTCTCGTTGAACATAAACGCGATGTTGTCATTTTGATGGATTCCATCACACGCCTAGCTCGAGCATATAATTTGGTTATTCCGCCAAGTGGCCGTACACTATCAGGAGGAATTGATCCAGCGGCCTTTCATCGGCCAAAACGCTTTTTCGGAGCAGCACGCAATATCGAAGAAGGCGGCAGTTTGACTATTTTAGCTACTGCTTTAGTAGAGACTGGCTCACGTATGGACGAAGTCATTTACGAGGAATTTAAAGGAACGGGCAATATGGAATTGCATCTTGACCGCTCTTTGGCAGAACGTCGCATCTTCCCAGCACTTGACATTCGCCGTTCTGGAACACGTAAAGAAGAATTGCTGATCGAGCCGAAGCAACTTGAAAAGCTGTGGTCTATTCGCAAAACCTTCTCGGATTCGCATGATTTTGGTGAACGTTTCTTGAAAAAACTGAGCCAAACAGATACAAATGAAGAATTCTTTGAGCAATTGGCAACTGAAATGAAGACCCACCGAAGCAACAAGAAGATGATTTAA